Proteins encoded within one genomic window of Lentimicrobiaceae bacterium:
- a CDS encoding PspC domain-containing protein, whose protein sequence is MENTKRLYRSIKDRVIGGVAGGIAEYFDIDPVIVRILFAVAFFAGGGGFLLYVLLWIFVREKPNETFNSNYTTMENEKATPENNGFNTPPPQTPAKKKDQGSLMGGIIMITLGILFLIPTFIHWLDFGDLWPVLLIVIGGVIIYRHANKN, encoded by the coding sequence ATGGAAAATACAAAAAGATTATACCGTAGCATTAAAGATCGTGTTATAGGTGGAGTAGCCGGGGGTATAGCCGAATATTTCGATATTGACCCGGTAATTGTTCGTATCTTGTTCGCAGTGGCATTTTTTGCAGGGGGCGGAGGTTTCCTGCTGTATGTACTGTTGTGGATTTTTGTACGCGAAAAGCCAAATGAAACCTTTAATTCAAATTATACTACCATGGAAAATGAAAAAGCAACTCCTGAAAACAATGGGTTTAACACCCCGCCTCCACAAACACCTGCAAAGAAAAAAGACCAGGGCAGTTTGATGGGAGGTATTATTATGATAACCCTCGGAATTTTGTTCCTGATTCCTACCTTCATCCATTGGCTCGATTTCGGCGACCTGTGGCCTGTTTTACTCATCGTGATAGGCGGTGTGATAATTTATCGTCATGCAAATAAAAACTAA
- the tatC gene encoding twin-arginine translocase subunit TatC, with protein sequence MSQENFTGKQNKRDVKTGEMTFWEHLEELRWHFVRSLIAIIALMTLAFLNREFIFDQIILAPKEPEFITYRLLCRLGDLLSMPSLCIGNIHLKIININLSGQFLTHMYISFFVGLIAAAPYVIWEIWRFIKPALQPNEKKYARGAVGVISLLFLLGVVSGYYLIVPFTVNFFASYQVSISVENQITLSSYINTVVSLAFSMGVVFELPVFVYFLSRVGLLTSSFLKRNRKYMIIVILVIAAIITPPDVVSQILVSIPMFILYEISIFVSKKAAMVKK encoded by the coding sequence TTGAGTCAGGAAAATTTTACCGGCAAACAAAACAAAAGAGACGTTAAAACGGGCGAAATGACTTTCTGGGAACATCTTGAAGAACTTAGATGGCATTTTGTTCGTTCCCTGATTGCCATAATTGCGCTGATGACGCTGGCTTTCTTAAACCGGGAATTCATTTTTGACCAGATTATTTTAGCTCCTAAAGAACCTGAATTCATCACTTACCGTTTATTGTGCCGGCTGGGTGACCTGCTTTCGATGCCCTCGTTATGTATCGGAAACATCCATTTAAAAATTATTAATATTAATTTGTCGGGGCAGTTTTTAACCCACATGTATATTTCGTTCTTTGTCGGTTTAATTGCTGCTGCACCTTACGTAATATGGGAAATATGGCGATTCATCAAACCGGCATTGCAACCCAACGAAAAAAAATACGCACGTGGCGCCGTAGGGGTTATCTCACTGCTTTTTTTGTTAGGGGTGGTAAGTGGGTACTACCTTATCGTGCCCTTCACGGTAAACTTTTTTGCTTCTTACCAGGTAAGTATCAGTGTCGAGAATCAAATTACCCTGAGTTCGTACATCAACACGGTGGTTTCGCTAGCTTTTTCGATGGGGGTAGTGTTTGAACTGCCTGTTTTTGTGTATTTCCTTTCGAGAGTCGGGCTTCTGACATCCTCTTTTCTGAAACGAAATAGGAAATACATGATTATCGTGATTCTTGTTATCGCGGCTATCATTACTCCTCCCGACGTAGTAAGCCAGATTTTAGTAAGTATTCCTATGTTTATTCTGTACGAAATAAGTATCTTTGTATCAAAAAAGGCGGCTATGGTAAAAAAATAA